In one Achromobacter spanius genomic region, the following are encoded:
- a CDS encoding efflux RND transporter periplasmic adaptor subunit, which produces MKAKSGAWAASAIVLVLAVAGGLAWKYGQASQQDVWAMAPAKVAVAPAVQAAFPMGLSGIGSLEATRQVQVPAEVDGRVTQILFTAGQQVKAGQLLVQMNDAPEQGELARLQAQARNARALLERTRRLLPQQAATREQLEQAQADYDQAAADIKRVQALIEQKRVKAPFDGVLGVRRVNLGQFTRAGDALVSLTDASTVYANITLPEQALGVVRTGQPVLVTVDAHVGREFAGQVTTVEPQVDAGSRTVRVQATLANADGALAAGMFAHGRIGLPDRPNVITVPETAVSYSAYGDSVFVLAPSKTGQEGAATTVRQAYVKTAERVRGRVVVTDGLEAGDQVVTSGQLRLHNGAAVEVISSDTVAPSVAQAD; this is translated from the coding sequence ATGAAGGCGAAATCCGGGGCATGGGCGGCAAGCGCCATCGTGCTGGTGTTGGCAGTGGCGGGCGGGCTGGCGTGGAAGTACGGCCAGGCTTCGCAGCAGGACGTATGGGCGATGGCGCCCGCCAAGGTGGCCGTGGCGCCCGCAGTGCAGGCGGCATTTCCCATGGGCTTGAGCGGAATCGGGTCATTGGAGGCCACACGCCAGGTGCAGGTGCCGGCGGAAGTGGACGGCCGCGTCACGCAGATTCTTTTCACGGCGGGCCAGCAGGTCAAGGCCGGCCAATTGCTGGTGCAGATGAACGATGCGCCCGAGCAAGGCGAACTGGCGCGCCTGCAAGCCCAGGCCCGCAATGCCCGCGCCTTGCTGGAACGCACGCGGCGCCTGTTGCCGCAACAGGCAGCCACGCGAGAACAGTTGGAGCAGGCGCAGGCGGACTACGACCAGGCTGCCGCCGACATCAAGCGGGTGCAGGCGCTGATCGAGCAAAAGCGCGTCAAGGCGCCGTTCGACGGCGTGCTGGGGGTGCGCCGCGTCAACCTGGGTCAATTCACCCGGGCGGGCGACGCGCTGGTATCGCTGACGGACGCCTCTACCGTGTACGCCAACATCACCTTGCCCGAACAGGCGTTGGGCGTGGTGCGTACCGGGCAGCCGGTTTTGGTGACGGTGGACGCCCATGTCGGACGTGAATTCGCCGGCCAGGTGACGACGGTAGAGCCGCAAGTGGACGCGGGATCGCGCACGGTGCGGGTGCAGGCCACGTTGGCCAATGCCGACGGAGCGCTGGCGGCCGGCATGTTTGCGCATGGCCGCATCGGCCTGCCCGACCGCCCCAACGTGATCACCGTGCCCGAAACCGCCGTCAGCTACAGCGCCTATGGCGATTCCGTGTTCGTGCTGGCGCCCTCCAAGACCGGCCAGGAAGGCGCCGCCACCACCGTGCGGCAAGCCTACGTCAAGACCGCCGAGCGCGTGCGCGGCCGGGTGGTCGTGACCGACGGGCTGGAAGCGGGTGACCAGGTGGTGACGTCCGGCCAACTGCGCCTGCATAACGGCGCGGCGGTTGAAGTCATTTCCTCCGATACCGTGGCGCCATCCGTGGCGCAAGCTGATTGA